The Diadema setosum chromosome 4, eeDiaSeto1, whole genome shotgun sequence genome window below encodes:
- the LOC140227604 gene encoding DC-STAMP domain-containing protein 2-like produces MPGAYCMAVTLNEFGKLSASLSQLHAGSNDDEAQNRHQIYSNFPLNGGLPLHPGHRLYTPQPPKRIPLKPPASSKPPFAKNSPTPPHPPVSGKSYGPKLKISDGDASSMKGSDPDTPNSSIYNVNDSPTITRALKPPKAQFRSDNHQLGGNGTLSRSEGSHMLTPDVPPSTANSPTRRHPRRDKKSPFGSLASVSKSLVASNEILNDILLSDRGTHKKLKGVVGSLVGGILGVLLFIGLYYGLAYGLYVTLAITAISTVFMSLCLAFTVRFRCVAVLMIPTGCTSRGRAAFLAFIVALLLRGPVHNIFINANEVSDSMSCSAELVYNQSHEIQEVAQRILDSYVRAIQESISDTQDALEQVRMTFEPLENGLRAVSRGIDTARRELLRAGEACNDVIGSARDSCVRELDGVYSRCQQALDRSVLLQRADGICTPFRLSGSCSLLDVGRICDAPATIDETVSDALSDVRTALQTVVDTFDADVDFSRYFERRLNSSTTAERIQEAIQEKLDHAYSYVELVLLYSDKILALSFVWLCIQSYIYHSSYRTKDSFDNQYITSQFKKLDASRKERGVPSILPLKKNERTRLIDVTSLRLCQSEKGYFKFGLSTVIFHFIIAGLVLFVDFGLYWLLTTIRENGDVQIETSGELGSDVEIEGNGVLADFIRLFINEGFQAMIAFNASLDTTICLPEPVEPNSWLALTIGILYLCTILMVLSQAYAHRLLRYIAAYYYPEREEERITYLYDRTLQKRQTLASRLHDKIRNNKKEQDASNRISISAYLMRKCPCCKGLFTMCGVKQQRQCLGCLSRDDGLMVFCSDQDCEGMYCEECARALNGMCSVCDDTIDMGKMKLNY; encoded by the exons ATGCCAGGGGCCTATTGTATGgctgtcactctcaatgagtttg GAAAGCTGTCAGCCAGTCTCTCCCAACTCCACGCAGGAAGTAATGACGATGAAGCCCAAAATCGTCACCAAATTTACTCTAATTTTCCCCTCAATGGCGGGTTACCGCTGCATCCCGGACACCGCTTGTACACACCCCAACCGCCCAAGAGGATTCCCCTAAAGCCCCCAGCATCCTCCAAGCCCCCTTTCGCCAAGAATTCGCCCACCCCTCCACATCCACCAGTGTCCGGGAAATCCTACGGGCCGAAATTGAAGATTTCAGATGGGGATGCTTCTTCCATGAAGGGCTCCGATCCAGACACCCCAAACTCTTCGATTTACAACGTTAACGACAGCCCGACCATCACGCGTGCCCTCAAACCGCCTAAAGCTCAATTCAGGAGCGATAACCACCAACTCGGCGGAAACGGTACACTAAGCAGGTCAGAAGGCAGCCACATGTTAACTCCAG ATGTGCCCCCCTCTACGGCGAACTCGCCGACCCGACGGCACCCACGTCGCGACAAGAAAAGCCCCTTCGGCAGCCTCGCGTCGGTGTCCAAGAGCCTCGTCGCCAGCAACGAAATCCTTAACGACATCCTCCTTAGTGATCGTGGTACCCATAAGAAACTGAAGGGCGTGGTCGGGTCTCTGGTGGGCGGTATCCTAGGAGTGCTTCTGTTCATTGGTCTGTATTACGGTCTGGCTTACGGCCTGTATGTCACTCTCGCCATCACAGCCATTAGTACCGTCTTCATGAGCTTGTGCCTCGCATTCACAG TTCGTTTTCGGTGCGTGGCTGTGCTTATGATACCAACTGGGTGTACCTCGAGAGGACGGGCTGCATTTCTTGCCTTCATCGTGGCCCTTCTGCTCCGAGGTCCTGTTCACAACATCTTCATCAATGCCAATGAAGTGTCCGACTCTATGAGCTGTAGTGCAGAG CTGGTGTACAACCAATCACATGAGATCCAGGAAGTTGCTCAACGCATCCTCGACTCGTACGTTAGAGCCATCCAGGAGAGTATAAGCGACACACAGGACGCTTTGGAGCAAGTGCgcatgacctttgaacccctggaAAACGGACTACGCGCAGTCAGCAGGGGGATAGAT ACTGCCAGACGAGAGCTACTACGAGCGGGCGAAGCCTGCAATGACGTCATCGGGTCAGCACGTGACTCATGCGTGAGAGAATTGGACGGAGTCTACAGTAGGTGCCAGCAAGCCCTGGACCGATCCGTCCTTTTACAGAGAGCAG ATGGAATCTGCACTCCCTTCAGGCTAAGTGGTTCATGCAGCCTTCTTGATGTAGGCAGAATTTGTGACGCTCCAGCCACCATTGACGAAACCGTCAGTGACGCTCTCAGTGATGTACGCACTGCCCTACAGACCGTCGTCGATACCTTCGACGCGGACGTTGACTTTTCCCGCTACTTCGAAAGACGCCTCAACAGCAGCACTACAGCTGAACGTATTCAGGAAGCCATACAGGAAAAATTGGACCACGCCTATAGTTATGTGGAACTGGTCCTGCTCTATTCTGACAAGATCCTGGCACTGTCTTTCGTCTGGCTGTGCATCCAGTCTTACATTTACCATTCCAGCTATCGTACCAAGGATTCGTTCGATAATCAGTATATCACCTCGCAGTTTAAGAAGCTCGACGCCAGTCGAAAAGAGCGCGGAGTGCCAAGCATCCTCCCTCTTAAAAAGAACGAACGCACTCGGTTGATTGATGTGACGTCACTGCGTCTATGCCAGTCTGAGAAGGGCTACTTTAAGTTCGGCCTATCCACTGTCATTTTCCACTTCATCATTGCTGGCTTGGTATTGTTCGTTGACTTTGGTCTGTACTGGCTGTTGACGACGATCCGGGAGAACGGCGACGTTCAGATCGAAACATCTGGCGAACTCGGCTCTGATGTCGAAATCGAAGGAAATGGTGTCCTGGCCGACTTCATCCGTCTGTTCATCAACGAGGGCTTCCAGGCAATGATCGCCTTCAACGCATCACTCGATACGACCATTTGCCTTCCTGAGCCCGTGGAACCCAACAGTTGGCTCGCCCTAACTATCGGCATCTTGTACCTCTGTACAATCCTCATGGTACTCTCTCAGGCCTATGCCCATCGGCTGCTCCGATACATTGCCGCCTACTACTACccggagagagaggaagagagaatcACCTACCTGTATGACCGCACCTTGCAGAAGCGCCAAACCCTTGCGAGCAGGCTACATGACAAAATTCGGAATAACAAGAAGGAACAGGACGCCAGCAATCGCATCAGTATCTCGGCCTACCTGATGAGGAAGTGTCCATGTTGCAAGGGGCTATTCACCATGTGTGGGGTCAAGCAGCAGAGGCAGTGTCTGGGATGCCTTAGCCGTGATGACGGGCTGATGGTCTTCTGCTCCGACCAAGACTGCGAGGGAATGTACTGCGAAGAGTGCGCGCGCGCCCTCAACGGCATGTGCTCCGTATGCGACGACACAATTGACATGGGCAAAATGAAGCTTAATTATTAA